A single genomic interval of Lathyrus oleraceus cultivar Zhongwan6 chromosome 7, CAAS_Psat_ZW6_1.0, whole genome shotgun sequence harbors:
- the LOC127104993 gene encoding uncharacterized protein LOC127104993 — MGDGIAVQSTSNSIKGNKDKKKKKKKKNRGGSKKKMTHEQVLAFKSVTEWVFLEHPSSSLALAPSSLVDDFGVQKPVGKNGDRVLFELHSHSKCSDGFLSPSKVVERAHMNGVKVLALTDHDTMAGIPEAVESARKYGIKIIPGVEISTIYSPSGDTDTEGEEPVHILAYYSSIGPSKFKMLDKFLSNIRDGRYLRAKNMILKLNKLKMALKWEQVCRIAGNGVAPGRLHVARAMVEAGYVENLKQAFARYLFDGGPAYSKGSEPDVEEAIKMISDTGGVSVLAHPWALKNPVAIVRRLKEAGLHGMEVYKSDGRLAAYSDLADTYGLLKIGGADYHGRGGHHESELGSVNLPVLVLHDFLKVARPIWCNAIREILECYAEEPSDTNLETITRFGRSRVFKGGSTLNYGQDLIDHCLPLWLSSQEMENEEFEAIKLKLSNVSSSTSERGIQVLIET; from the exons ATGGGAGATGGTATCGCAGTTCAGAGCACAAGTAATTCGATTAAGGGTAATAAGGataagaaaaagaagaagaagaagaagaatagaGGTGGAAGCAAGAAGAAGATGACCCACGAACAAGTTTTGGCTTTTAAGTCGGTCACTGAATGGGTTTTTCTGGAACAcccttcttcttctttggctTTGGCTCCTTCATCTCTTGTCGATGATTTTGGGGTACAGAAGCCTGTTGGGAAAAATGGTGACAGAGTCCTCTTTGAATTGCACTCGCACTCTAAATGTAGTGATGGGTTTTTGTCTCCTTCTAAGGTTGTTGAGAGAGCTCACATGAATGGC GTGAAAGTTCTTGCTCTAACAGATCATGACACTATGGCAGGCATCCCTGAGGCTGTAGAATCGGCTCGTAAATATGGCATCAAGATAATCCCGGGTGTTGAAATTAGTACAATATATTCTCCTAG TGGAGACACAGACACTGAAGGAGAGGAACCTGTTCACATTCTAGCATATTATAGCAGTATTGGACCTTCAAAGTTTAAAATGCTGGACAAGTTTTTGTCAAACATAAGGGACGGACGTTACCTTCGAGCTAAGAACATGATCTTAAAACTGAACAAGCTAAAAATGGCTCTTAAGTGGGAGCAAGTTTGTAGGATTGCAGGCAACGGAGTTGCTCCCGGAAGGCTCCATGTAGCCCGTGCTATGGTTGAAGCAGGTTACGTTGAAAATCTCAAACAAGCTTTTGCCCGATATCTTTTTGATGGTGGACCTGCTTACTCCAA GGGAAGTGAACCTGATGTGGAGGAAGCAATAAAAATGATTAGCGATACCGGGGGTGTCTCCGTTCTTGCTCATCCGTGGGCTTTGAAAAACCCTGTTGCCATTGTCAGGAGGTTAAAAGAAGCAGGCCTTCATGGGATGGAGGTCTACAAAAGTGATGGAAGGCTCGCAG CATATAGCGACCTGGCGGATACCTACGGACTTCTGAAAATCGGAGGAGCAGACTATCACGGAAGAGGAGGACACCATGAATCTGAACTGGGAAGTGTGAACCTTCCGGTACTAGTTTTGCATGACTTTCTTAAGGTAGCTAGGCCTATATGGTGCAATGCTATAAGGGAAATATTGGAGTGTTATGCTGAGGAACCTTCTGATACAAACCTAGAAACGATTACAAGGTTTGGTAGAAGCCGGGTTTTTAAGGGAGGTTCAACCTTGAATTATGGACAAGATTTGATTGATCATTGTTTACCTCTATGGTTGAGTAGCCAAGAGATGGAAAATGAAGAGTTTGAAGCTATCAAGTTGAAGCTTTCCAATGTTTCTTCTTCTACTAGTGAGAGAGGAATTCAGGTTCTTATAGAGACTTAG